A window of the Lactuca sativa cultivar Salinas chromosome 7, Lsat_Salinas_v11, whole genome shotgun sequence genome harbors these coding sequences:
- the LOC111902851 gene encoding scarecrow-like protein 21: MQASDYNRSAISNAFYCQSMQEFDSFCKPQAQCLNDLSRGTNYLAKSEPYCTLESSSANGSCTTMYYSPSTLSSSQNEPHSPDVSNFRYKLRQLETVMLGDSDFEDDAGNGRSFTGGVVDLPDLEIWKEMMVGFPRRDLKQVLIACAKSVSNNDFSKAQLLISELRQMVSVAGEPIQRLGAYMLEGLVARLSSSGSTIYRSDPPLNTHTLYEICPYFKFGYMSANGAIAEAMKDEKHVHIIDFHIAHGTQWVPLIQAFAKRPGGPPHIRITGFHNSTSELGPVGKRLCKLAKAYNVPFEFHTESGPENFQARPGESLAVNFAFVLHQMPDESVSIRNHRDRVLRLVKSMKPKVVTLVEQESNTNTAPFYPRFLEALDYYNAMFESIDITLPRHHKERINIEQHCLARDVVNIIACEGGERVERHELLGKWKLRFGMAGFSPSPMSPLVNQTIKRLLKNYSERYRLEERDGALYLGWMNRDLVASCAWK, encoded by the coding sequence ATGCAAGCATCTGATTACAATAGATCCGCTATATCCAACGCTTTTTACTGTCAATCGATGCAAGAATTCGATTCGTTCTGTAAGCCCCAAGCTCAATGTTTAAATGATCTCAGCCGTGGAACCAATTACTTGGCCAAATCGGAACCCTACTGCACCCTCGAATCCTCCTCCGCTAACGGCAGTTGCACCACCATGTACTACTCGCCCTCCACTCTCTCTTCCTCGCAGAACGAACCTCATTCCCCTGACGTAAGCAATTTCAGGTATAAATTGCGCCAGTTAGAGACTGTAATGCTCGGAGATTCAGATTTCGAAGATGATGCCGGAAACGGGAGATCATTCACCGGCGGTGTAGTAGACTTGCCGGATTTAGAAATTTGGAAAGAGATGATGGTGGGTTTTCCAAGACGAGACCTGAAACAAGTCCTCATTGCTTGTGCTAAATCCGTTTCCAATAACGATTTCTCAAAAGCTCAATTGTTAATATCGGAGCTCCGGCAAATGGTGTCAGTCGCCGGAGAACCAATCCAGAGGCTGGGTGCTTACATGCTGGAAGGACTAGTAGCTAGACTTTCTTCCTCGGGCAGCACAATCTACCGGTCAGATCCTCCATTAAACACCCACACACTATATGAAATCTGCCCGTACTTCAAATTCGGTTACATGTCCGCAAACGGTGCAATAGCAGAAGCGATGAAAGACGAAAAACATGTCCACATCATCGACTTCCACATCGCACATGGGACCCAATGGGTCCCACTGATCCAGGCATTTGCAAAGAGACCTGGTGGTCCCCCGCATATCCGGATCACGGGATTCCACAACTCAACAAGTGAGTTGGGTCCCGTTGGCAAAAGGCTATGTAAGCTTGCAAAAGCCTACAATGTGCCTTTTGAGTTTCACACTGAATCCGGACCTGAAAATTTTCAGGCCCGACCAGGTGAATCACTAGCAGTAAATTTCGCTTTTGTTTTACATCAAATGCCCGATGAAAGTGTGAGTATCCGGAATCATAGAGACCGGGTGTTGAGGCTTGTTAAGAGTATGAAGCCGAAGGTTGTAACCCTAGTCGAGCAAGAATCTAACACAAATACTGCCCCGTTTTATCCTCGGTTTCTTGAAGCTCTCGATTATTATAACGCGATGTTTGAGTCGATTGACATCACGTTGCCACGTCATCACAAGGAAAGGATAAATATCGAGCAACATTGTTTGGCCCGTGATGTTGTAAACATTATAGCGTGTGAGGGGGGTGAACGTGTTGAAAGGCATGAGCTTTTGGGGAAGTGGAAGTTGCGATTCGGTATGGCGGGGTTTAGCCCGAGCCCGATGAGCCCCTTGGTGAACCAAACGATCAAACGGTTGTTAAAGAATTATAGTGAGAGATATAGACTTGAAGAAAGAGATGGAGCTTTGTATCTTGGATGGATGAATCGTGATTTAGTCGCTTCTTGTGCTTGGAAGTGA